One stretch of Musicola paradisiaca NCPPB 2511 DNA includes these proteins:
- the fabB gene encoding beta-ketoacyl-ACP synthase I produces the protein MKRAVITGLGILSSIGNNKEEVLASLREGRSGITFSEELKESGMRSHVWGNVKLDTAGLIERKVVRFMSDASIYAYLSMEEAIKDSGLSEEQYQHNPRVGLIAGSGGSARSQVFGADAMRSPRGLKAVGPYVVTKAMGSAVSACLATPFKIQGVNYSISSACSTSAHCIGNAVEQIQMGKQDIVFAGGGEELCWELACEFDAMGALSTKYNETPARASRTYDADRDGFVIAGGGGMVVVEELEHALARGAHIYAEVVGYGATSDGADMVAPSGEGAVRCMKQALQGVDTPIDYINTHGTSTPVGDVKELWAIRQVFGDKIPPISATKAMTGHSLGAAGVQEAIYSLLMLEHGFIAPSINIDTLDEQAQNMNIVTETTERKLTTVMSNGFGFGGTNAVLVMRKYQQ, from the coding sequence ATGAAACGTGCGGTGATTACTGGTCTGGGTATCCTGTCCAGCATTGGTAATAACAAAGAGGAAGTGCTGGCCTCCCTGCGTGAGGGCCGTTCAGGCATTACTTTCTCCGAGGAACTGAAAGAATCCGGCATGCGTAGCCACGTGTGGGGCAATGTCAAGCTGGATACGGCCGGGCTGATCGAGCGTAAAGTTGTACGTTTCATGAGCGACGCTTCCATTTACGCTTATCTGAGCATGGAAGAAGCCATCAAGGATTCTGGCCTGTCGGAAGAGCAATACCAGCACAATCCGCGTGTTGGTTTGATCGCTGGTTCCGGCGGTTCTGCGCGTTCTCAGGTGTTTGGCGCTGATGCAATGCGCAGCCCGCGTGGTCTGAAAGCCGTTGGCCCTTACGTCGTGACCAAGGCGATGGGCTCTGCGGTTTCCGCCTGTCTGGCCACGCCGTTCAAAATTCAGGGCGTGAACTACTCCATCAGCTCCGCGTGCTCCACCTCTGCACATTGTATCGGTAATGCGGTTGAGCAGATTCAAATGGGCAAGCAGGACATCGTTTTCGCCGGCGGCGGCGAAGAGCTGTGCTGGGAACTGGCGTGCGAGTTCGATGCGATGGGCGCGCTGTCCACGAAATACAACGAAACGCCCGCTCGCGCTTCCCGTACCTATGACGCTGATCGCGACGGTTTCGTGATCGCCGGCGGCGGCGGGATGGTGGTGGTGGAAGAGCTGGAGCATGCGCTGGCGCGCGGCGCGCACATTTATGCCGAAGTGGTGGGCTACGGTGCGACGTCCGACGGCGCCGACATGGTGGCGCCATCCGGCGAAGGCGCGGTACGTTGCATGAAGCAGGCGCTGCAGGGTGTGGATACGCCGATCGATTACATCAATACGCACGGCACTTCAACGCCGGTTGGCGACGTGAAGGAACTGTGGGCGATTCGCCAGGTGTTCGGCGACAAGATTCCGCCGATTTCCGCCACCAAGGCGATGACCGGCCACTCGCTGGGCGCTGCCGGGGTACAGGAAGCGATCTACAGCTTGTTGATGCTGGAACACGGTTTTATCGCACCGAGCATCAATATCGACACGCTGGATGAACAGGCTCAGAACATGAACATCGTCACTGAGACCACCGAGCGTAAGCTGACGACGGTAATGTCCAACGGCTTCGGTT